A single region of the Streptomyces sp. NBC_01262 genome encodes:
- a CDS encoding carbohydrate-binding module family 20 domain-containing protein, whose translation MHAIRALLAAALAIPLSVAGTLGTGAGTAQAATGDNDVIANLWSWNWNSVAAECTGVLGPAGYGAVQVSPPQDSLSKGGSVWWDIYQPVDYDLTSKFGTEAQFKAMVTTCHTAGVKVYVDTVINHMTGQGSTSYGGVTYGKYSYPAYSAADFHYYPDDCSNSDGLIASGDYTGSATNVQQCELVGLADLDTGSTYVRGTIAAYLNKLLSYGADGFRVDAAKHISPTDLSAIYGQLNTTTSGAAPFLAQEVIYGSGEAVQPSQYTGLGDVLDFQSGRYLLSKFNGNISDLQTFGDTWGGMVSSGSAVTFVANHDTERDGSTLNYKSADYALADYFSLAWTYGVPQVYSAYTWSSTDAGPPAGSTGYVTDTECTSGAWTCTDRATGVTGMVGFHNAVKGTSVANWYSDGSNVIAFSRGSAGWIAINNESAAVTRTFTTGLAAGTYCDVISGTVSSGSCTGTAVTVSSSGTASVTVPAGGAVAIDVNATGTGSTATTAAVTFNVTATTVWGTNVYVVGSVAALGSWDTGSAVALSSASYPVWSGTVSLPASTSLEYKYIKKDSSGNVTWESGSNRSYTTGTAAVSLSDTWK comes from the coding sequence ATGCATGCCATACGAGCCCTACTGGCCGCCGCCCTCGCCATCCCGCTCTCCGTCGCCGGCACCCTCGGCACCGGCGCGGGCACCGCGCAGGCCGCGACCGGCGACAACGACGTGATCGCCAACCTGTGGAGCTGGAACTGGAATTCGGTCGCCGCCGAGTGCACGGGCGTGCTCGGCCCGGCCGGCTACGGAGCCGTGCAGGTCTCCCCGCCGCAGGACTCGCTCAGCAAGGGCGGCTCGGTGTGGTGGGACATCTACCAGCCCGTGGACTACGACCTGACCAGCAAGTTCGGCACCGAGGCCCAGTTCAAGGCAATGGTCACCACCTGCCACACGGCGGGCGTCAAGGTCTACGTCGACACCGTCATCAACCACATGACCGGCCAGGGCAGCACCTCCTACGGCGGCGTCACCTACGGCAAGTACAGCTACCCCGCCTACAGCGCCGCCGACTTCCACTACTACCCCGACGACTGCTCCAACTCCGACGGCCTCATCGCGAGCGGCGACTACACCGGCAGCGCCACCAACGTCCAGCAGTGCGAGCTGGTCGGCCTGGCCGACCTCGACACCGGCTCCACGTACGTGCGCGGCACCATCGCCGCGTACCTCAACAAGCTGCTGTCCTACGGCGCCGACGGCTTCCGGGTCGACGCCGCCAAGCACATCTCGCCGACCGACCTCTCCGCGATCTACGGCCAGCTCAACACCACGACCTCCGGCGCCGCGCCCTTCCTCGCGCAGGAGGTCATCTACGGCTCCGGCGAGGCCGTCCAGCCCAGCCAGTACACCGGCCTGGGTGACGTTCTGGACTTCCAGTCCGGCCGCTACCTGCTGTCGAAGTTCAACGGCAACATCTCCGACCTCCAGACCTTCGGCGACACCTGGGGCGGGATGGTCTCCAGCGGCTCGGCGGTGACCTTCGTCGCCAACCACGACACCGAGCGCGACGGCAGCACCCTCAACTACAAGAGCGCCGACTACGCGCTGGCCGACTACTTCTCCCTCGCCTGGACCTACGGCGTCCCGCAGGTCTACTCCGCGTACACCTGGTCCAGCACCGACGCCGGCCCGCCGGCCGGTTCCACCGGCTACGTCACCGACACCGAGTGCACCTCCGGCGCCTGGACCTGCACCGACCGCGCCACCGGCGTCACGGGCATGGTCGGCTTCCACAACGCGGTCAAGGGCACCTCGGTCGCCAACTGGTACTCCGACGGCAGCAATGTGATCGCCTTCAGCCGCGGCAGCGCGGGCTGGATCGCCATCAACAACGAGTCCGCCGCGGTGACCAGGACCTTCACCACGGGCCTGGCCGCCGGCACCTACTGCGACGTCATCTCCGGCACCGTCAGCAGCGGCAGCTGCACCGGCACCGCCGTCACCGTGAGCTCCAGCGGCACCGCGTCCGTGACCGTCCCGGCGGGCGGCGCCGTGGCGATCGACGTGAACGCCACCGGCACCGGCTCCACCGCGACCACCGCCGCGGTGACCTTCAATGTCACCGCCACGACGGTCTGGGGCACCAACGTCTACGTCGTCGGCTCGGTCGCGGCGCTGGGCTCCTGGGACACCGGCAGCGCGGTCGCCCTGTCCTCGGCCTCGTACCCGGTCTGGAGCGGGACGGTCTCGCTGCCCGCGAGCACGTCGCTGGAGTACAAGTACATAAAGAAGGACTCCTCGGGCAACGTGACCTGGGAGAGCGGCAGCAACCGCTCCTACACCACGGGCACGGCCGCGGTGTCCCTGAGCGACACCTGGAAGTAG
- a CDS encoding chorismate mutase produces MLLGPEPRGTTPQETPNMSTDTGTETLISTARERIDALDEQIIALVQERMGVSAEIQRTRIESGGRRVHLSREMEVLNHYSDALGKPGTALAMTLLELCRGRV; encoded by the coding sequence GTGCTTCTCGGGCCGGAACCCCGGGGGACAACACCCCAGGAGACACCGAACATGAGCACCGACACAGGCACCGAGACCCTCATCAGCACCGCCCGCGAGCGCATCGACGCCCTCGATGAGCAGATCATCGCCCTCGTCCAGGAACGCATGGGCGTCTCCGCCGAGATCCAGCGGACCCGGATCGAGTCCGGCGGCCGCCGGGTGCACCTCTCCCGCGAGATGGAGGTGCTGAACCACTACAGCGACGCGCTCGGCAAGCCCGGCACGGCTCTGGCGATGACGCTGCTGGAGCTGTGCCGGGGCCGGGTGTGA
- the guaA gene encoding glutamine-hydrolyzing GMP synthase yields MASATPPAPDTVLVVDFGAQYAQLIARRVREARVYSEIVPSTMPVEEILAKSPSAIILSGGPSSVYAEGAPTLDRAIFEAGIPVFGMCYGFQLMAVALGGTVDNTGAREYGRTQLNVSKPGSTLFAGTPDRQSVWMSHGDACSAAPAGFTVTGSTDVVPVAAFENDDLKLYGVQYHPEVLHSEHGQQILEHFLYRGAGLAPTWTTTNVVDEQVALIREQVGDKRAICGLSGGVDSAVAAALVQRAIGDRLTCVYVDHGLMRKGESEQVEKDFVAATGVQLKVVDAEERFLGALAGVSDPEQKRKIIGREFIRVFEQAQAEIIAEAADGEEVAFLVQGTLYPDVVESGGGTGTANIKSHHNVGGLPDDLEFSLVEPLRKLFKDEVRMVGQELGLPDEIVQRQPFPGPGLGIRIVGEVTKDRLDLLREADAIAREELTLAGLDRDIWQCPVVLLADVRSVGVQGDGRTYGHPIVLRPVSSEDAMTADWSRLPYEVLAKISTRITNEVADVNRVVLDVTSKPPGTIEWE; encoded by the coding sequence GTGGCATCAGCGACCCCGCCCGCCCCCGACACCGTTCTCGTCGTCGACTTCGGAGCGCAGTACGCCCAGCTCATCGCGCGCCGTGTGCGTGAGGCCCGGGTCTACAGCGAGATCGTGCCCAGCACGATGCCGGTGGAGGAGATCCTCGCCAAGAGCCCGAGCGCGATCATCCTCTCCGGCGGCCCCTCCTCGGTCTACGCCGAAGGCGCCCCTACCCTCGACCGCGCGATCTTCGAGGCCGGTATCCCCGTCTTCGGCATGTGCTACGGCTTCCAGCTCATGGCCGTGGCCCTGGGCGGCACCGTCGACAACACCGGCGCCCGCGAGTACGGCCGCACCCAGCTGAACGTCTCCAAGCCCGGCTCCACCCTCTTCGCGGGCACCCCCGACCGGCAGTCCGTGTGGATGTCCCACGGCGACGCCTGCTCGGCCGCCCCGGCGGGCTTCACCGTCACCGGCTCCACGGACGTCGTCCCCGTCGCCGCCTTCGAGAACGACGACCTCAAGCTCTACGGCGTCCAGTACCACCCGGAGGTCCTGCACTCCGAGCACGGCCAGCAGATCCTGGAGCACTTCCTCTACCGCGGCGCCGGCCTGGCCCCCACCTGGACCACCACGAATGTCGTGGACGAGCAGGTGGCGCTGATCCGCGAGCAGGTCGGCGACAAGCGCGCCATCTGCGGCCTGTCCGGCGGCGTGGACTCCGCCGTCGCCGCGGCGCTCGTGCAGCGGGCCATCGGGGACCGCCTGACCTGCGTCTACGTCGACCACGGCCTCATGCGCAAGGGCGAGTCCGAGCAGGTCGAGAAGGACTTCGTCGCGGCGACGGGCGTTCAGCTCAAGGTCGTCGACGCCGAGGAGCGCTTCCTCGGCGCGCTGGCCGGGGTCTCCGACCCCGAGCAGAAGCGGAAGATCATCGGCCGCGAGTTCATCCGCGTATTCGAGCAGGCCCAGGCCGAGATCATCGCCGAGGCCGCGGACGGCGAAGAGGTCGCCTTCCTCGTCCAGGGCACCCTCTACCCCGATGTCGTGGAGTCCGGCGGCGGCACCGGCACCGCCAACATCAAGTCCCACCACAACGTCGGCGGCCTCCCCGACGACCTCGAGTTCTCCCTCGTCGAGCCGCTGCGCAAGCTCTTCAAGGACGAGGTCCGGATGGTCGGCCAGGAGCTCGGCCTCCCCGACGAGATCGTCCAGCGCCAGCCCTTCCCCGGCCCCGGCCTCGGTATCCGCATCGTCGGCGAGGTCACCAAGGACCGCCTCGACCTCCTCCGTGAGGCCGACGCCATCGCCCGCGAGGAGCTGACCCTCGCCGGGCTCGACCGCGACATCTGGCAGTGCCCGGTGGTCCTCCTGGCCGACGTCCGGTCGGTCGGCGTCCAGGGCGACGGCCGTACGTACGGCCACCCGATCGTGCTGCGGCCGGTGTCCAGCGAGGACGCCATGACGGCCGACTGGTCCCGGCTGCCGTACGAGGTGCTCGCGAAGATCTCGACCCGGATCACCAACGAGGTCGCCGATGTGAACCGGGTGGTGCTCGACGTGACGAGCAAGCCGCCGGGCACCATCGAGTGGGAGTAG